One window of Camelina sativa cultivar DH55 chromosome 4, Cs, whole genome shotgun sequence genomic DNA carries:
- the LOC104780779 gene encoding autophagy-related protein 13a — translation MDFPENLPSDVGRLEQIVSHFFPKALHIVLNSRIPSLQSRGRTRDRCLSSSSGAGLNNNVRKSDKWFNLVMGDRPAALEKLHSWHRNILDSMIIDIILVHPTTIPTDDDDDDGSVVRPAETVIERWVVQYENPLIMSPQSSDSVTRYQKVYKKSIIMLRSLYAQTRLLPAYRVSRQLSSSLASSGYDLVYKVSSFSDIFSGPVTETMKEFRFAPVDVPPGRLCASVTYRSDLSDFNLDTHITLPPRIITDYVGSPATDPMRFFPSPGKSIEGTSFIGRAGRPPLTGSSAERPHSWTSGFHRPPAQFPTPNQSFSPAQSHQFSPGLHDFHWSRTDGFGDSHQLSPPFSPSGSPSTPRYISGSNSPRINVRPGTAPVTIPSSATFNRYVSSNFSEPSRNPLPPFSPKSTRRSPSSQDSLPGIALYRSSRSGESPSGLMNQYPAQKLSKDSKYDSGRFSGLLSSSGSPRFGFSRSPSRLSSQDDLDDPDCSCPFDFDDVDESGLQYSQSLDRRKASSSISQSLPIGRKSSQDAAVGVLVHMLKTAPPLRQDSSTYMASMSGVQREGSVSVSVSGTESEFSMARSTSDALEELRNYKQLKDLLLSKSKSGSGSTRVH, via the exons ATGGATTTCCCAGAGAATTTGCCATCGGATGTAGGGAGATTAGAGCAGATCGTATCTCATTTCTTCCCAAAGGCATTACACATAGTTCTGAATTCCAGAATCCCTTCGTTGCAATCTCGTGGTCGTACTCGTGATCGttgtttatcatcatcatcaggagCAGGTCTTAATAATAACGTTAGGAAAAGTGATAAATGGTTCAATCTTGTTATGGGAGATCGTCCCGCTGCGTTAGAGAAGTTGCATTCTTGGCATAGGAATATCTTGGATTCTATGATTATTGATATCATACTTGTTCATCCCACCACCATCCccactgatgatgatgatgatgatggttctGTTGTTAGACCAGCTGAGACTGTGATTGAGAGGTGGGTTGTTCAGTATGAGAATCCTTTGATTATGTCTCCTCAGAGTTCTGACTCTGTGACTCGTTATCAGAAGGTTTACAAGAAATCTATCATTATGTTGCGTTCTCTTTATGCTCAGACTCGGCTTCTCCCTGCTTATCGTGTCTCTAGGCAGCTTAGTTCTTCTCTTGCCTCTTCTGGTTATGATCTGGTTTACAAGGTTTCGTCTTTCAGTGATATTTTCTCTGGTCCTGTGACTGAAACTATGAAAGAGTTTCGTTTTGCTCCTGTTGATGTGCCTCCTGGTCGGCTTTGTGCCTCTGTTACTTACCGTTCTGACTTATCTGATTTCAATCTTGATACTCACATCACATTGCCTCCAAGAATTATAACCGATTATGTTGGAAGTCCTGCTACTGATCCTATGAGGTTTTTCCCGTCTCCAGGGAAAAGTATTGAAGGCACATCTTTTATTGGTAGAGCTGGTCGTCCTCCTTTGACTGGTTCATCTGCTGAACGTCCACATAGCTGGACCAGCGGCTTTCACAGACCTCCTGCTCAATTCCCAACACCAAACCAATCTTTTTCGCCTGCTCAGTCACATCAGTTTTCACCTGGTTTACACGATTTCCACTGGTCACGTACAGATGGTTTTGGTGACAGTCACCAGCTTTCACCTCCTTTTTCGCCATCGGGTTCTCCCTCTACTCCAAGATACATTTCTGGGAGTAACAGTCCACGGATTAATGTGAGGCCAGGGACTGCTCCAGTGACCATTCCTTCTTCAGCCACTTTCAACAGATACGTTTCATCTAACTTCTCTGAGCCAAGTAGGAATCCACTTCCTCCCTTTTCCCCCAAAAGCACAAGGCGCTCCCCTTCCTCGCAGGATTCTTTGCCTGGGATTGCATTGTACAGGAGTTCGAGAAGCGGAGAGTCTCCTTCTGGATTAATGAACCAGTACCCTGCCCAGAAG CTGTCAAAGGACAGCAAATACGATTCCGGCCGCTTCTCAGGGCTTCTGTCTTCAAGTGGCTCACCAAGATTCGGGTTTTCTAGGAGTCCTAGTAGATTATCGTCCCAAGACGACTTGGATGACCCTGACTGTTCATGCCCTTTTGATTTCGATGATGTTGATGAGTCAGGACTTCAGTACAG CCAAAGTCTTGACAGGAGGAAAGCTTCAAGCTCTATATCACAGTCGCTACCTATAGGGAGAAAGTCATCACAGGACGCAGCGGTTGGTGTTCTGGTTCACATGCTAAAGACAGCACCACCATTGCGACAAGATTCAAGCACTTACATGGCATCAATGTCTGGGGTTCAGAGAGAAGGTTCAGTATCAGTGTCAGTGTCAGGTACTGAATCTGAATTTTCGATGGCTCGAAGCACATCAGATGCACTAGAGGAGCTGAGAAACTACAAGCAGCTCAAAGATTTGCTTCTATCAAAATCCAAGAGTGGATCTGGATCAACTCGTGTCCACTGA
- the LOC104780780 gene encoding ubiquitin carboxyl-terminal hydrolase 26: MSRPNTRNKNKRQRPSDAVDPSSQILRKIHEANDVTDDDINQLFMIWKPVCQGCRVNTRDNPNCFCGLVPPVNGSRKSGLWQKTSEIIQSLGPDPTFDLRDSDSTPAGLTNLGATCYANSILQCLYMNTAFREGVFSVEVDVLKQYPVLDQIARLFAQLHASKKAFVDSDAFVKTLELDNGVQQDTHEFLTLLLSLLERCLRHSGVFKAQTIVQDLFRGSVSHVTTCSKCGRDSEASSKVEDFYALELNIKGLKTLDASLNDYLSLEHLNGDNQYFCGSCNARVDATRCIKLRTLPPVITFQLKRCVFLPKTTAKKKITSSFSFPQVLDMESRLTESLQNELIYDLSAVLIHKGSAVNSGHYVAHIKDEKTGLWWEFDDEHVSELGKRPFNEASSSTPQPESNGGTSSGNTTDLIQSEVFSSSDAYMLMYSLRSGKQENQGGQRENPIDISKGEVGSVQQLEGLPLHLYEWINTMNAVFLESCKQFTLRKEKELNALTERRQEVRTILSEAAVQSLEEQYFWISTDWLRLWADTTLPPALDNTPLLCSHGKVLASKVNCMKRISELAWAKLESKFNGGPKLGKGDYCRDCLMDGARMVVSSDSYRDRRTFMKSIASDVLSGKCEDGMYYISKAWLQQWVKRKNFDAPTEADAGPTNAITCNHGKLMPEQAPGGKRVLVPENFWSFLVEDALKLMPEDTADCTCFHLDSSQCCHCTEELSETACFEDSLRTLKMKQRQNHEKLATGKGIPLTPQCRYFLLPSPWLVQWRIYINMTGKNSSSAPEPERLDGVINTLKCKKHTRLLERLPELICKRGSFFQKNPSTDKLTIISELDWKYFCEEWGGLMEDGVSALIEVGDNTEQSSSPNVIDLEKHSSPDDNMDIDARQLILRASPEICEECIGDRESCELMQKLSYSEGDVFVCLVRGKEAPKAMLEVSDTSFEVDRRTSKRSRRTNYGNLTSLKVSATTTVYQLKMMIWELLGVMKENQELYKGTKVIDQESATLADMNIFPGDKLWVRDSEMHEHRDIADELCDKKTGGQDIEEGFRGTLLTGDISSKAC, from the exons ATGAGTAGACCTAACACccgaaacaaaaacaaaagacaaagacCATCAGACGCCGTTGATCCTTCTTCTCAGATTCTCCG gAAAATTCACGAGGCAAATGATGTGACTGATGATGACATTAACCAACTTTTCATGATATGGAAGCCAGTTTGTCAAGGTTGTCGTGTTAACACTCGTGACAATCCCAACTGCTTCTGTGGGCTGGTTCCACCGGTTAATGGAAGCAGGAAATCGGGTTTGTGGCAGAAAACGTCTGAAATCATTCAGTCTCTTGGTCCAGATCCGACCTTTGATCTCCGTGATTCTGACTCTACACCGGCTGGTCTCACCAATTTGGGTGCTACTTGCTATGCCAACAGTATACTCCAGTGTCTGTACATGAATACTGCTTTTCGGGAAGGTGTTTTTTCTGTCGAGGTTGATGTCTTGAAGCAGTACCCTGTCTTGGATCAGATTGCTCGGCTTTTTGCGCAGTTGCATGCTAGCAAAAAGGCTTTTGTTGATTCAGATGCTTTTGTGAAGACGTTGGAGTTGGATAATGGGGTTCAACAGGACACCCATGAGTTCTTGACAttgcttctttctttgcttGAGCGTTGCTTACGCCATTCTGGAGTTTTCAAGGCCCAAACAATAGTTCAAGATCTCTTCCGTGGTAGTGTCTCGCATGTGACCAC GTGCTCAAAATGTGGAAGGGATTCCGAAGCTTCGTCAAAAGTGGAAGATTTTTATGCCCTTGAGTTAAATATTAAGGGCCTCAAAACTTTGGATGCTAGTTTGAATGATTACCTTAGCTTGGAGCACCTCAATGGCGataatcaatatttttgtgGAAGCTGCAATGCTAGAGTAGATGCCACACGCTGCATTAAGCTGCGGACACTACCTCCAGTTATCACTTTTCAGCTTAAACGATGTGTTTTCCTTCCTAAG ACAACAGCTAAGAAGAAAATTACTTCCTCATTTTCCTTTCCTCAAGTGCTGGATATGGAATCGAGATTGACAGAGTCTTTGCAAAATGAGTTGATATACGATCTCTCTGCTGTGTTAATCCACAAAGGAAGCGCTGTGAACAGCGGACATTATGTTGCACACATAAAAGATGAAAAGACTGGCTTGTGGTGGGAATTTGATGATGAACATGTGTCAGAACTGGGTAAGCGTCCATTCaatgaagcttcttcttccactccACAACCCGAGAGTAATGGTGGGACTAGTAGTGGGAATACCACAGATCTCATTCAGTCAGAGGTTTTCTCATCCAGTGATGCTTATATGCTGATGTATAGTTTAAGAAGCGGTAAACAGGAAAATCAGGGAGGACAAAGGGAAAATCCTATTGACATAAGTAAAGGAGAAGTTGGTAGTGTTCAACAGCTTGAAGGTCTTCCGTTACATCTTTATGAATGGATCAATACCATGAATGCAGTATTCCTTGAGAGTTGCAAGCAGTTTactttaagaaaagaaaaagaattgaatgCTTTGACTGAAAGAAGGCAAGAAGTACGGACAATACTTTCAGAAGCTGCTGTTCAGTCACTTGAAGAACAATATTTTTGGATCTCCACAGATTGGCTTCGTCTATGGGCTGATACCACTTTGCCTCC CGCTTTGGACAACACCCCTTTACTGTGTTCCCATGGGAAAGTTCTTGCCTCAAAAGTGAACTGCATGAAGCGAATATCTGAACTTGCATGGGCCAAGTTAGAATCAAAG TTCAATGGTGGACCAAAGTTAGGGAAAGGGGATTACTGCAGGGACTGCCTTATGGATGGTGCTCGCATGGTTGTCTCGTCTGACAGTTATAGGGATCGAAGAACATTCATGAAAAGCATAGCAAGTGATGTTCTTTCGGGAAAGTGTGAGGACGGAATGTATTATATCTCTAAAGCATG GTTGCAGCAATgggtaaaaaggaaaaactttGATGCTCCCACTGAAGCAGATGCGGGGCCCACAAATGCAATTACGTGCAATCATGGAAAGCTAATGCCAGAACAAGCGCCAGGGGGCAAAAGAGTTCTAGTTCCAGAGAATTTCTGGTCATTCCTCGTGGAAGATGCTCTAAAACTGATGCCAGAAGATACGGCAGATTGTACTTGTTTCCATTTGGACTCCAGCCAATGTTGTCACTGCACAGAAGAACTTTCTGAGACTGCCTGTTTCGAGGATTCACTAAG AACATTAAAGATGAAGCAGCGCCAAAATCACGAGAAGTTAGCCACGGGAAAGGGTATACCATTAACGCCGCAATGCCGATATTTCTTGTTACCATCTCCGTGGCTAGTGCAATGGAGAATCTATATTAACATGACTGGAAAAAATAGTTCGTCAGCTCCTGAGCCTGAACGTCTTGATGGAGTCATTAACACTCTCAAATGCAAGAAG CACACACGCCTCCTTGAAAGGCTCCCTGAACTTATCTGCAAACGTGGCTCATTTTTTCAGAAAAATCCATCT ACTGACAAGCTGACAATCATCTCTGAGCTTGATTGGAAATATTTCTGTGAGGAGTGGGGAGGGCTCATGGAGGATGGAGTATCTGCTCTTATTGAGGTTGGTGACAATACAGAGCAAAGTTCATCCCCAAACGTCATTGATCTTGAGAAGCATTCTTCTCCTGATGATAATATGGACATCGATGCTCGACAGCTTATTCTAAGGGCATCTCCAGAG ATTTGTGAGGAATGCATAGGAGACAGAGAAAGCTGTGAGTTGATGCAGAAACTTAGTTACTCTGAGGGAGATGTATTTGTCTGCCTTGTGCGTGGAAAGGAAGCTCCAAAAGCAATGTTAGAGGTATCTGACACCAGCTTTGAGGTGGATCGGCGTACTTCAAAGCGATCTCGGAGAACAAATTATGGAAACCTGACAAGTCTGAAAGTGTCTGCAACAACGACTGTGTACCAATTAAAGATGATGATATGGGAATTACTTGGG GTGATGAAGGAAAACCAGGAACTTTACAAAGGCACAAAAGTGATTGATCAGGAATCTGCAACCCTTGCAGACATGAACATATTCCCTGGTGACAAGCTTTGGGTGAGAGATTCTGAGATGCATGAACACCGCGATATTGCTG ATGAGTTATGCGATAAGAAAACGGGAGGTCAAGATATCGAAGAAGGGTTTCGAGGGACGCTATTGACTGGGGATATCTCTTCTAAAGCCTGTTAG
- the LOC104780781 gene encoding pre-mRNA-splicing factor cwc-21-like isoform X2 yields MYNGIGLQTARGSGTNGYVQTNKFFVRPRTGGKPANGGKGFEDDQGTAGLSKKPNKAILEHDRKRQIHLKLAILEDKLADQGYSDAEIAQKLEEARLNLEAAAASNEESDGTGDSKISDTQTHQVAARKEKQMEAFRAALGLPDQQQVAEEGIIDDEPAPEAYQGILKERREHSFLDRDSGRKKLDEDLDVKDGGKVKESKKQRGDDEMVEVKRHKKKESKRRRHGDSSDESDEHERDRRRRSKKKAKGRQQESDSESDSSSSDSDSESDSDSDDGKKRRRKKATKKRSRSQRSVSSDSEEVESDDSKKLRKSHKKSRPSNRSGSKEVRDKIDEQSRAGRKRHDSDVSEPESEDDKQPLRKKKEAYRGGQKQKRDEEDLEFSRSKDSYRDGTSGKKAARDSDDSETEYENKKQLRSKVEAYSAGMSQKKDEEEAVSKHGNDESISDSRGKKVAKDSDDSEAEYENRRKLKDESYQRGRRHIREEDDDYNNNGRDRYRSDDAVKRHGTIEKEDRYRGRAMEEEDSDKGDDDRGRYRQRREEDEEDYKRGRDRYRGDKEDRFRGDGRRAKEDEDDDRVSREREYSNRGRSRYDDDRSSGSKRSSYGDKA; encoded by the exons GGTACTGCTGGTTTATCTAAGAAACCCAATAAAGCTATCCTTGAGCATGACCGTAAGCGTCAGATTCATCTTAAGCTTGCTATTCTTGAGGATAAGCTTGCTGATCAGGGTTATTCTGATGCTGAGATTGCTCAgaagcttgaggaagctaggtTGAATCTtgaagctgctgctgcttctaATGAAGAGAGTGATGGGACTGGTGACTCGAAGATTTCTGATACTCAGACTCATCAGGTTGCTGCGAGGAAAGAGAAGCAGATGGAAGCGTTTCGAGCTGCGTTGGGTTTGCCTGATCAGCAACAGGTGGCTGAAGAGGGTATTATTGATGATGAGCCAGCACCTGAGGCTTATCAAGGTATATTGAAAGAGAGGCGGGAACATTCGTTTTTGGACCGAGATAGTGGgaggaagaagcttgatgaggaTTTAGATGTGAAAGATGGTGGCAAGGTTAAGGAAAGCAAGAAGCAGCGGGGTGATGATGAGATGGTTGAAGTGAAGCGTCACAAGAAAAAGGAGAGCAAGAGGAGAAGACATGGTGATTCATCAGATGAGTCTGATGAACATGAACGTGACCGTAGAAGGCGCTCTAAGAAGAAGGCTAAGGGTCGTCAACAAGAAAGTGATAGTGAAAGTGACTCTAGCAgctctgattctgattctgagtCTGACTCTGACAGTGATGatggaaagaagagaagaaggaagaaggctACAAAGAAACGCAGTAGAAGCCAAAGAAGTGTTTCTTCTGATTCTGAAGAAGTTGAGAGTGATGACAGCAAGAAACTTAGAAAGTCTCACAAAAAGAGTCGACCCTCCAACCGATCTGGTTCTAAAGAAGTAAGGGATAAAATTGATGAACAAAGCAGAGCTGGACGAAAGAGGCATGATTCTGATGTTAGTGAGCCTGAGTCAGAGGATGATAAACAACCACTgcgaaagaaaaaagaagcttaCCGTGGAGGACAAAAGCAGAAAAGAG ATGAggaagacttggagttcagtcgttCAAAAGACAGTTATAGAGATGGTACTAGTGGCAAGAAAGCTGCAAGAGACTCTGATGACAGTGAGACTGAGTATGAGAACAAGAAACAGTTGCGCAGTAAAGTAGAAGCTTACAGTGCAGGAATGAGCCAGAAAAAAGATGAGGAAGAGGCTGTGTCAAAGCATGGCAACGACGAGTCCATAAGTGATTCACGTGGCAAGAAAGTTGCTAAAGACTCTGATGACAGTGAGGCTGAGTATGAAAACAGGAGGAAGCTAAAGGATGAAAGTTACCAACGAGGAAGGAGACACATAAGAGAGGAGGATGATGACTACAATAACAATGGGAGGGACAGGTATAGAAGTGATGATGCTGTTAAGAGACATGGAACAATTGAAAAAGAGGATAGGTATAGAGGTCGAGCCATGGAGGAAGAAGACAGCGATAAAGGAGATGATGACAGGGGTAGATACAGACAGAGACGtgaggaggatgaggaagacTATAAGCGTGGCAGAGATAGGTACAGAGGTGATAAGGAGGACAGGTTTAGAGGTGACGGAAGGCGTGcgaaggaagatgaagatgatgatagagTAAGCAGAGAGCGTGAATACTCGAACAGGGGTCGAAGTCGTTATGATGATGACAGATCAAGTGGCAGCAAGAGATCCTCCTATGGTGATAAAGCTTGA
- the LOC104780781 gene encoding pre-mRNA-splicing factor cwc-21-like isoform X1, with protein MYNGIGLQTARGSGTNGYVQTNKFFVRPRTGGKPANGGKGFEDDQGTAGLSKKPNKAILEHDRKRQIHLKLAILEDKLADQGYSDAEIAQKLEEARLNLEAAAASNEESDGTGDSKISDTQTHQVAARKEKQMEAFRAALGLPDQQQVAEEGIIDDEPAPEAYQGILKERREHSFLDRDSGRKKLDEDLDVKDGGKVKESKKQRGDDEMVEVKRHKKKESKRRRHGDSSDESDEHERDRRRRSKKKAKGRQQESDSESDSSSSDSDSESDSDSDDGKKRRRKKATKKRSRSQRSVSSDSEEVESDDSKKLRKSHKKSRPSNRSGSKEVRDKIDEQSRAGRKRHDSDVSEPESEDDKQPLRKKKEAYRGGQKQKRDEEDLEFSRSKDSYRDGTSGKKAARDSDDSETEYENKKQLRSKVEAYSAGMSQKKDEEEAVSKHGNDESISDSRGKKVAKDSDDSEAEYENRRKLKDESYQRGRRHIREEDDDYNNNGRDRYRSDDAVKRHGTIEKEDRYRGRAMEEEDSDKGDDDRGRYRQRREEDEEDYKRGRDRYRGDKEDRFRGDGRRAKEDEDDDRVSREREYSNRGRSRYDDDRSSGSKRSSYGDKA; from the coding sequence GGTACTGCTGGTTTATCTAAGAAACCCAATAAAGCTATCCTTGAGCATGACCGTAAGCGTCAGATTCATCTTAAGCTTGCTATTCTTGAGGATAAGCTTGCTGATCAGGGTTATTCTGATGCTGAGATTGCTCAgaagcttgaggaagctaggtTGAATCTtgaagctgctgctgcttctaATGAAGAGAGTGATGGGACTGGTGACTCGAAGATTTCTGATACTCAGACTCATCAGGTTGCTGCGAGGAAAGAGAAGCAGATGGAAGCGTTTCGAGCTGCGTTGGGTTTGCCTGATCAGCAACAGGTGGCTGAAGAGGGTATTATTGATGATGAGCCAGCACCTGAGGCTTATCAAGGTATATTGAAAGAGAGGCGGGAACATTCGTTTTTGGACCGAGATAGTGGgaggaagaagcttgatgaggaTTTAGATGTGAAAGATGGTGGCAAGGTTAAGGAAAGCAAGAAGCAGCGGGGTGATGATGAGATGGTTGAAGTGAAGCGTCACAAGAAAAAGGAGAGCAAGAGGAGAAGACATGGTGATTCATCAGATGAGTCTGATGAACATGAACGTGACCGTAGAAGGCGCTCTAAGAAGAAGGCTAAGGGTCGTCAACAAGAAAGTGATAGTGAAAGTGACTCTAGCAgctctgattctgattctgagtCTGACTCTGACAGTGATGatggaaagaagagaagaaggaagaaggctACAAAGAAACGCAGTAGAAGCCAAAGAAGTGTTTCTTCTGATTCTGAAGAAGTTGAGAGTGATGACAGCAAGAAACTTAGAAAGTCTCACAAAAAGAGTCGACCCTCCAACCGATCTGGTTCTAAAGAAGTAAGGGATAAAATTGATGAACAAAGCAGAGCTGGACGAAAGAGGCATGATTCTGATGTTAGTGAGCCTGAGTCAGAGGATGATAAACAACCACTgcgaaagaaaaaagaagcttaCCGTGGAGGACAAAAGCAGAAAAGAGATGAggaagacttggagttcagtcgttCAAAAGACAGTTATAGAGATGGTACTAGTGGCAAGAAAGCTGCAAGAGACTCTGATGACAGTGAGACTGAGTATGAGAACAAGAAACAGTTGCGCAGTAAAGTAGAAGCTTACAGTGCAGGAATGAGCCAGAAAAAAGATGAGGAAGAGGCTGTGTCAAAGCATGGCAACGACGAGTCCATAAGTGATTCACGTGGCAAGAAAGTTGCTAAAGACTCTGATGACAGTGAGGCTGAGTATGAAAACAGGAGGAAGCTAAAGGATGAAAGTTACCAACGAGGAAGGAGACACATAAGAGAGGAGGATGATGACTACAATAACAATGGGAGGGACAGGTATAGAAGTGATGATGCTGTTAAGAGACATGGAACAATTGAAAAAGAGGATAGGTATAGAGGTCGAGCCATGGAGGAAGAAGACAGCGATAAAGGAGATGATGACAGGGGTAGATACAGACAGAGACGtgaggaggatgaggaagacTATAAGCGTGGCAGAGATAGGTACAGAGGTGATAAGGAGGACAGGTTTAGAGGTGACGGAAGGCGTGcgaaggaagatgaagatgatgatagagTAAGCAGAGAGCGTGAATACTCGAACAGGGGTCGAAGTCGTTATGATGATGACAGATCAAGTGGCAGCAAGAGATCCTCCTATGGTGATAAAGCTTGA